In Bradyrhizobium lablabi, one DNA window encodes the following:
- a CDS encoding class I SAM-dependent methyltransferase: protein MTLASENSQVADHWASREPLEENGGFYVSPLVRPYIIETAFGKDQVEAHRANAFYSIDIFIEKFLRNRPIKSIISLCCGFGNVERYFVTRLPGVEYCLGLDLSEGALAHARQRAQGLAVKMEYAAADLNDYDWKPHGYDLVIANGALHHISNLEGVLDGMRRTLKPGGLLYACEYVGPSYMAHPPRQLELINALAFMMPPELRARKPIGIRNDRLFRLMSKAWEICAREERASWAPWQRAVSRLLKKILRRQNERFDFGVVYRSPKEYLLRTDPSECVRSSEILNLINSYFPSARVLPFGGGILQHALDQNFYDHFDPANKRHAALLQLLTDLERGLMAAGEIGPENAFIFADTAVAVTA, encoded by the coding sequence ATGACCTTAGCAAGCGAGAACTCACAGGTCGCCGACCATTGGGCGAGCCGCGAACCGCTCGAGGAGAATGGCGGCTTCTATGTTTCGCCGCTGGTAAGGCCATACATCATCGAGACCGCATTCGGAAAAGACCAAGTCGAAGCTCATCGGGCCAATGCGTTTTATTCCATCGATATCTTTATCGAGAAGTTTCTGCGTAATCGGCCGATCAAATCGATCATCAGCCTGTGTTGCGGCTTCGGTAACGTGGAGCGCTATTTTGTCACGCGCTTGCCGGGGGTCGAGTATTGCCTCGGCCTGGACCTTTCGGAAGGTGCGCTGGCTCATGCGCGTCAAAGGGCGCAAGGCCTTGCTGTCAAGATGGAGTACGCGGCGGCAGATCTGAATGACTATGACTGGAAGCCACATGGCTACGATCTCGTCATCGCCAATGGCGCCTTGCATCACATCAGCAACCTCGAGGGCGTCCTCGATGGAATGCGACGGACCCTTAAGCCGGGCGGCCTGCTCTATGCTTGCGAATATGTCGGTCCGTCTTACATGGCCCACCCGCCGCGACAGCTTGAGCTGATCAATGCCCTCGCCTTCATGATGCCGCCGGAACTGAGGGCGCGCAAACCGATCGGTATCAGGAACGACCGCTTGTTCCGCCTCATGTCGAAAGCGTGGGAGATATGCGCGCGCGAGGAGCGGGCGTCGTGGGCTCCCTGGCAACGCGCGGTGTCACGCTTGCTGAAGAAGATTTTGCGGAGGCAAAACGAGCGTTTCGACTTTGGCGTCGTATATCGTTCTCCAAAGGAATATTTGCTGCGGACCGACCCCTCGGAATGCGTTAGATCCAGTGAAATCCTCAATCTAATTAATTCCTACTTTCCTTCAGCCAGAGTTCTGCCGTTTGGCGGCGGAATATTGCAACATGCGCTCGATCAAAATTTCTATGATCACTTCGACCCCGCCAACAAGCGCCACGCTGCGCTGCTGCAACTCCTGACTGATCTGGAACGGGGCTTGATGGCGGCGGGCGAAATCGGGCCGGAGAACGCGTTCATTTTTGCCGACACCGCGGTCGCGGTCACCGCCTGA
- a CDS encoding class I SAM-dependent methyltransferase, with protein sequence MAEQASAITSCEVCGSVDLRLAVDLGFHPMCDDLVAVGDDRACREYPIEILFCDVCRTAHQRFQIPKHELFPATYHYRSRHTADVLNGMKDLVAACEQSLGSLAAKKVLDIGCNDGSLLSFFVAKGAIAFGIEPTGAAADASQRGYPIVNDFFSEAVAEDFVRRHGRPDIVTFTNVFAHIEDLKSVLRALQQVCQEHTLIVIENHYLGAILDKNQFDTFYHEHPRTYSYTSFAHIAKSLGREIVRAEFPKRYGGNIRIFLAAPHGPSRADDGQAAIARAEELFGQRLDQLAGKISRWKTNKLDEIRSLVAEHGPMRAKAFPGRAAIPIKMLGLTTADVSAAYEKPGSAKIGHYIPGTRIPIKSDDDFDPGKADQAPLLNLAWHITNEISSYLRQRGYAGRIIDIISPEDFLDKR encoded by the coding sequence TTGGCAGAACAAGCGTCGGCGATTACGTCCTGCGAGGTTTGCGGCAGCGTCGATCTGCGGCTTGCGGTCGATCTCGGGTTTCATCCGATGTGCGACGATCTCGTTGCGGTCGGTGATGATCGCGCCTGCAGGGAATATCCGATCGAAATTCTGTTTTGCGATGTCTGTCGTACCGCGCATCAGCGGTTTCAGATCCCGAAGCATGAGCTTTTCCCGGCGACCTATCACTATCGCTCGCGGCATACCGCCGACGTTCTCAACGGGATGAAGGATCTCGTCGCGGCCTGCGAGCAGTCGCTGGGCAGCCTCGCCGCCAAAAAGGTGCTCGACATCGGGTGCAACGACGGCAGCCTGCTGTCGTTCTTCGTCGCGAAGGGGGCGATCGCCTTCGGGATCGAACCGACCGGCGCGGCCGCCGATGCATCGCAACGAGGTTATCCGATCGTCAACGATTTCTTCTCGGAGGCCGTTGCCGAGGATTTCGTGCGACGGCACGGCCGGCCGGACATCGTGACATTCACCAACGTGTTTGCGCATATCGAGGATCTGAAAAGTGTCCTTCGGGCGCTGCAGCAGGTTTGCCAAGAGCACACGCTGATCGTCATCGAAAATCACTATCTCGGGGCCATCCTCGACAAGAACCAGTTCGATACGTTCTATCATGAGCATCCGCGCACCTATAGCTACACCTCGTTCGCGCATATCGCGAAATCGCTGGGCCGCGAGATCGTGCGCGCGGAATTTCCGAAGCGCTATGGCGGAAATATCCGCATTTTCCTGGCCGCGCCGCATGGCCCGTCGCGCGCCGATGACGGGCAGGCGGCGATCGCCAGGGCCGAGGAGCTGTTCGGCCAGCGGTTAGACCAGCTGGCCGGCAAAATCTCGCGTTGGAAAACCAACAAACTGGACGAAATCCGCAGCCTGGTCGCGGAGCATGGTCCAATGCGCGCCAAGGCGTTTCCCGGACGCGCGGCTATTCCGATCAAGATGCTGGGACTGACGACGGCCGATGTCTCTGCAGCCTATGAAAAGCCCGGATCCGCGAAAATCGGGCATTATATCCCAGGAACGCGTATCCCGATTAAATCCGACGATGATTTCGATCCCGGCAAAGCGGATCAGGCGCCCTTATTGAACCTGGCGTGGCATATCACGAACGAGATCAGCAGCTACCTGCGGCAACGTGGCTATGCGGGCAGGATCATCGACATCATTTCGCCGGAAGATTTTCTGGACAAGAGATAG
- a CDS encoding acyltransferase family protein, with amino-acid sequence MHGLTADEGSNRAKLSGAEKALAPGRPVIEQRKYDFVDALRGIAVLLVVLAHTPLQPSLTFLNVIGAYGVQLFFVVSAFTLFLSIEAKHDRETRPVLFFFIRRFFRIAPAFYLAALFYLTKDGLGPTPFAPDGIHAWQILSTFAFVNGWFPDAINTVVPGGWSIAVEMTFYVFVPVCFSLITSVVRAIALTVALAILGMAANRFVAPLLLAPFADDRTILVWFPQLWFPIQASVFPIGFIVFLLFTRHSALPARWSGVLTFIAIAALFVAPWVHAPVAPLPLFYAVIFGLLCYGMSSGGPRVLVNPLLCHVGRVSFSVYLLHFWAISLVHRYLEPAWLGVNPPLQSLLFYTTTVAAAVAMSNITFRCIELPGQKIGRALIARIEREAGAQAQLR; translated from the coding sequence ATGCACGGACTGACAGCTGATGAGGGATCGAATCGGGCGAAACTCAGCGGCGCCGAAAAGGCTCTCGCGCCTGGCCGGCCCGTGATCGAACAGCGAAAGTACGATTTTGTCGACGCGCTGCGGGGCATCGCCGTCCTGCTGGTAGTGCTGGCGCATACGCCGCTACAGCCGTCGCTCACATTTCTCAATGTGATCGGTGCCTATGGCGTGCAGCTGTTCTTCGTCGTCAGCGCCTTCACGCTGTTTCTCTCCATTGAGGCGAAGCACGACCGTGAGACGCGGCCGGTCCTGTTCTTCTTTATCCGGCGTTTCTTTCGCATTGCACCAGCGTTTTATCTTGCCGCACTGTTTTACCTGACCAAGGACGGCCTGGGGCCGACACCGTTTGCTCCGGACGGGATTCACGCTTGGCAGATCCTGAGTACCTTCGCCTTCGTCAATGGCTGGTTTCCGGATGCGATCAACACCGTGGTTCCCGGAGGCTGGTCGATTGCGGTCGAGATGACGTTCTATGTTTTCGTGCCGGTGTGTTTTAGTCTTATTACGAGCGTGGTCCGGGCAATTGCGCTGACCGTTGCGCTCGCCATCCTCGGGATGGCTGCCAATCGTTTCGTCGCCCCTCTTCTGCTGGCTCCGTTCGCGGACGACAGGACGATCCTGGTCTGGTTTCCGCAATTGTGGTTTCCGATCCAGGCCAGTGTCTTCCCGATCGGCTTCATCGTGTTTCTACTCTTTACAAGGCATTCCGCGCTGCCGGCGCGATGGAGCGGGGTGCTCACCTTCATTGCAATTGCGGCCCTATTCGTCGCTCCCTGGGTCCATGCCCCGGTAGCTCCCCTACCCTTGTTCTACGCCGTGATCTTCGGCCTGCTCTGCTACGGCATGTCCTCGGGCGGCCCTCGCGTTCTGGTCAATCCGCTGCTCTGCCATGTGGGACGCGTAAGTTTCAGCGTCTACCTCCTCCATTTCTGGGCGATCAGTCTTGTCCACCGCTACCTTGAGCCGGCCTGGCTCGGGGTTAACCCGCCGCTCCAGAGCCTGCTTTTTTATACGACCACAGTCGCGGCAGCGGTAGCGATGTCCAACATAACGTTCCGGTGCATCGAACTGCCGGGGCAGAAAATCGGTCGGGCCCTGATAGCGCGGATTGAGCGGGAGGCCGGCGCGCAAGCCCAGTTGCGCTAA
- a CDS encoding Gfo/Idh/MocA family protein: MTRDGRTIALVGGGRWGRVHASNLVQLLTSRDRVLWVSQHNQDVLRKNIAQFSGDGPKFELLTRLDEALVERPAAALIVTAPDAHVAAADACLRQGIHTFVEKPLAFRLSDALSLVDAAARADLILALGVHLLSASYLRHFKSHLATRRIAAMSIRWFDPVHEMRYGETKRADYFTPLAHDLYPHLWSIVRVLAGTGVQIITSASKQPDGSISFESSAGAVKIDAQCGRGTGVRERCVRVVFEDGGTAGIDFTEEPGTATLGDAALPPDPLWGKTPRPAMAEVRDFLAQVSSPLRDREWLHLAANCLDSVTGAEALSARLA, translated from the coding sequence ATGACGCGCGATGGGCGAACGATCGCGCTGGTTGGAGGCGGTCGCTGGGGCCGCGTGCACGCGTCGAATTTGGTTCAGCTTCTGACCTCCAGGGATCGCGTGCTCTGGGTTTCTCAACACAACCAGGATGTCCTGCGCAAAAATATCGCGCAATTTTCAGGGGACGGCCCAAAGTTCGAACTGCTGACGCGCCTTGATGAAGCGCTGGTCGAGCGGCCGGCGGCCGCGCTCATCGTCACCGCGCCGGACGCCCACGTCGCCGCGGCTGACGCCTGCTTGCGGCAGGGCATTCATACCTTTGTCGAAAAGCCTCTCGCATTCAGGCTTAGCGATGCACTGTCGCTGGTCGACGCTGCAGCAAGAGCCGATCTGATCCTGGCGCTCGGCGTGCATCTGCTTTCGGCGAGCTACTTGCGCCATTTCAAAAGCCACTTGGCAACGCGGCGCATCGCAGCGATGTCGATCCGCTGGTTCGATCCGGTTCACGAGATGCGTTACGGCGAGACCAAGCGCGCCGACTACTTCACGCCGCTGGCGCACGATCTTTATCCTCATCTCTGGTCCATCGTTCGCGTGCTGGCCGGCACAGGCGTCCAGATCATCACGAGCGCATCGAAGCAGCCCGACGGGTCGATCTCCTTCGAATCTTCGGCGGGTGCGGTGAAGATCGACGCACAATGCGGCCGCGGTACCGGCGTGCGCGAGCGCTGCGTCCGTGTCGTTTTTGAGGACGGCGGAACAGCCGGCATCGATTTCACCGAGGAGCCCGGCACGGCGACGCTGGGCGATGCTGCGTTGCCGCCGGATCCGCTGTGGGGCAAGACCCCGCGCCCTGCGATGGCCGAGGTGCGGGATTTTCTGGCGCAGGTTTCATCGCCGCTACGCGATCGAGAATGGCTGCATTTGGCCGCGAACTGCCTCGACAGCGTGACCGGAGCGGAAGCTCTCAGTGCCAGGCTGGCGTAA
- a CDS encoding glycosyltransferase family 2 protein — MKTLTILIPALNEEASLPQLRQRLERAFEQIADAVRPEYIILDNRSEDGTPKLAEQFCADNPAWKYVRYSRNFGYHNSLACGFDIATGDALIVVAGDLQEPPELIPQMVGLWQQGFDVVYGVLDQRNDDTPFKTVGAKIFYPLINAISASPLPPNATDFRLISRRVIDVVRNMREPDRYLRGLIHWTGFNQTSFVYNRDPRAHGKSTAGVWYSTKWAANAIISFSNLPLRIASYFGLMAMCLSAAATIYFVVVKFYPPSWMPVPPTGTTAIIVLLLFAIGLNAFFLGIIGEYVGRIYHQGKQRPLYVIDRTINIDCTR; from the coding sequence ATGAAGACCCTGACCATCCTCATCCCCGCCCTCAACGAGGAAGCAAGTCTGCCGCAGTTGCGCCAGCGGCTCGAACGCGCATTCGAACAGATCGCGGACGCGGTTCGCCCGGAATATATCATCCTGGACAACCGGAGCGAGGACGGCACGCCGAAACTGGCCGAGCAGTTTTGCGCCGATAATCCCGCCTGGAAGTACGTGCGGTACTCCCGCAACTTCGGATACCACAATTCTCTCGCTTGCGGGTTCGATATCGCAACCGGAGACGCGCTGATCGTAGTCGCCGGCGACCTGCAGGAACCGCCGGAATTGATCCCACAGATGGTCGGCCTTTGGCAGCAGGGCTTTGACGTGGTCTACGGTGTCCTGGACCAGCGCAACGACGATACCCCGTTCAAGACCGTCGGTGCCAAGATCTTCTATCCGTTGATCAACGCCATCAGCGCATCGCCGCTGCCGCCCAACGCCACGGACTTCCGCCTGATCAGCCGACGGGTTATCGACGTAGTGAGAAATATGCGCGAACCGGATCGATATCTAAGGGGGCTGATCCACTGGACCGGCTTTAACCAGACCTCCTTCGTCTACAATCGCGATCCGCGTGCGCATGGAAAGTCCACAGCGGGGGTTTGGTATTCGACGAAATGGGCCGCTAACGCGATCATCTCCTTTTCGAACCTGCCGCTCCGCATCGCCTCTTATTTCGGCCTGATGGCCATGTGCCTCTCGGCAGCGGCGACCATCTATTTCGTCGTCGTGAAGTTCTATCCTCCGTCCTGGATGCCGGTTCCTCCAACCGGAACCACGGCTATCATTGTCCTGTTGCTCTTCGCCATCGGATTGAACGCCTTTTTCCTTGGAATCATTGGCGAGTATGTCGGACGTATTTACCACCAGGGCAAGCAGCGCCCACTCTACGTGATCGACAGAACCATCAACATCGACTGCACGCGGTGA
- a CDS encoding glycosyltransferase family 2 protein — protein sequence MDTAEIAHPDRPTAAAKPLISVVIPVYNEEANVAAAHAAVADVFGSLAERYDFEIIFTDNHSLDATFERILAIAKSDQRVRAVRFARNFGFQRSVMTGYRLARGDAAIQIDCDLQDPPAIFPQFLALWEQGHDVVVGIRRFRDESKLLQWSRKLYYRLLKAISSDNLMLDSGDFRLVDRSILDQLRRIDDASPYTRGLTSLLASNQTGVPYERAVREKGQSKFPLVKLIGLAVDGFVAHSTTPLRMASFAGLLIALATALASVFYILGRLFFGTEWPEGFATTTILILFGISLNAIFLGVIGEYVGRIYEQIRVRPTTVIERSINMMPSAESAPRKYSAPDRPRTMQDN from the coding sequence ATGGATACCGCCGAAATCGCGCACCCAGATCGACCGACAGCGGCAGCAAAGCCGCTGATCTCCGTCGTCATCCCCGTCTATAACGAGGAAGCGAACGTTGCCGCGGCCCATGCCGCGGTCGCGGATGTGTTCGGAAGTCTCGCCGAACGTTACGATTTCGAGATCATCTTCACCGACAATCACAGTTTGGATGCGACGTTTGAGCGTATCCTCGCCATAGCAAAATCGGATCAACGCGTCAGGGCGGTCCGCTTCGCGCGAAATTTCGGATTTCAGCGTTCGGTGATGACCGGCTATCGCCTCGCGCGCGGCGACGCCGCGATCCAGATCGACTGCGATCTGCAGGACCCGCCGGCCATCTTTCCGCAGTTCCTGGCGCTGTGGGAGCAGGGCCACGACGTTGTGGTCGGCATTCGACGTTTTCGCGACGAGAGCAAGTTGCTGCAATGGAGCCGGAAACTCTACTATCGACTGCTCAAGGCAATCTCGAGCGACAATCTGATGCTCGACAGCGGCGACTTCCGTCTTGTCGATCGCAGCATCCTCGATCAGCTCCGCCGTATCGACGATGCGTCGCCCTATACCCGCGGCCTGACCTCGCTATTGGCGTCCAATCAAACCGGCGTTCCGTATGAGCGAGCGGTCCGCGAAAAGGGCCAGAGCAAGTTCCCGCTGGTCAAATTGATCGGTCTGGCGGTCGATGGCTTTGTCGCCCATTCCACGACGCCGCTCAGGATGGCCTCGTTTGCCGGGCTTTTGATAGCGCTCGCAACCGCGCTCGCGAGTGTGTTCTACATTCTCGGACGGCTGTTCTTCGGAACGGAGTGGCCGGAGGGCTTTGCGACGACAACCATCCTCATCCTGTTCGGGATCAGCTTGAATGCGATCTTTCTCGGCGTGATCGGGGAGTATGTCGGGCGCATCTATGAGCAGATCCGCGTACGGCCGACCACCGTCATCGAACGTTCAATCAACATGATGCCTTCGGCGGAATCCGCTCCACGCAAATATTCCGCGCCCGATCGGCCACGAACGATGCAGGACAACTAA
- a CDS encoding class I SAM-dependent methyltransferase, with amino-acid sequence MNAPQEFDRHKETYRSDIDRAVAFSGQSHDFFTRVKAEYLIGLLGAVEKEAPSLAAIPLRVLDVGCGHGHIHPYLIQSALRMKLSAVDVAATVVEEARLMNPTVDYQSYAGERLPYDDNSFDAAYTIAVMHHVPPPQWPAFLNEMRRVVRPGGSIAIFEHNPINPLTQWIVRTCPIDENAVLLGRGRLSKLVAQAKFAAIESRFILFTPLDGAGYRAFDRMIGWLPLGAQYYVSARVPHTG; translated from the coding sequence ATGAACGCGCCACAGGAGTTCGACCGGCACAAGGAAACCTATCGATCGGACATCGACAGAGCGGTGGCATTCAGCGGCCAATCGCACGACTTCTTCACACGCGTGAAAGCGGAATATTTGATCGGTCTGTTGGGTGCCGTCGAGAAAGAGGCTCCCTCATTGGCTGCGATCCCTTTAAGGGTTCTCGATGTCGGTTGCGGGCACGGTCATATCCATCCCTATCTCATTCAATCCGCGCTGCGAATGAAACTGTCGGCGGTCGACGTGGCCGCAACGGTTGTCGAGGAAGCCCGTCTGATGAATCCGACGGTGGACTATCAATCCTATGCGGGCGAGCGGCTGCCTTACGACGACAACAGTTTCGATGCAGCCTACACCATCGCCGTCATGCATCATGTCCCGCCGCCGCAATGGCCGGCGTTCCTGAACGAGATGCGGCGCGTCGTCCGCCCCGGCGGATCGATCGCCATCTTCGAACACAATCCAATCAACCCGCTGACCCAGTGGATTGTCCGCACCTGTCCGATCGACGAGAATGCCGTGTTGCTTGGCAGGGGACGGCTGTCGAAGCTGGTCGCGCAGGCAAAGTTCGCGGCAATCGAAAGCCGCTTCATTCTCTTCACGCCGCTCGATGGCGCTGGTTATCGGGCATTCGACAGGATGATCGGATGGCTTCCCTTGGGGGCGCAATACTACGTTTCAGCGCGCGTGCCGCACACGGGATGA
- the rfbG gene encoding CDP-glucose 4,6-dehydratase: MIDQAFWNGRRVFLTGHTGFKGAWMVLLLRSLGAEVRGFALPPDHKQGLFEIARVADDVDHRIGDIRDPAALEAALAEAKPSLVIHMAAQSLVRMSYDAPVETYATNIMGTVHLLDAVRRTTGIRAVVVVTSDKCYENRGVARGFREADAMGGHDPYSSSKGCAELVTAAYRDSFFHAPGSVRVASARAGNVIGGGDWARDRLVPDMMRSFMDDNVVRIRSPSAIRPWQHVLDPLLGYLKLAQHLVGGSDGVAEGWNFGPGEESEVPVSTLVEQLARRWGPRARWQLDEGEHPHEAAYLKLDCSKARTRLGWRPLVGLDLALQMTCDWYLALAEGKDMRQVSTRQIESVMEKALHHA; the protein is encoded by the coding sequence GTGATCGACCAGGCTTTCTGGAACGGACGGCGCGTCTTCCTCACCGGACATACCGGCTTCAAGGGCGCCTGGATGGTGCTGCTACTGCGTTCGCTCGGGGCGGAAGTCAGGGGATTCGCGCTGCCGCCGGACCATAAGCAGGGTCTATTTGAAATCGCCCGCGTCGCGGATGATGTCGATCACCGGATCGGCGACATCCGCGACCCGGCTGCGCTTGAGGCGGCGCTTGCCGAGGCCAAGCCGAGCCTTGTCATCCATATGGCGGCGCAATCGTTGGTGCGGATGTCCTACGATGCGCCGGTCGAAACCTATGCCACCAACATCATGGGCACGGTTCATCTGCTGGATGCGGTGCGGCGGACGACGGGCATCCGGGCAGTCGTCGTCGTCACAAGCGACAAATGCTACGAAAATCGTGGTGTCGCACGCGGCTTCCGCGAGGCGGATGCCATGGGTGGACATGATCCCTATAGCAGCAGCAAGGGCTGTGCTGAATTGGTCACCGCGGCCTATCGGGACAGCTTCTTTCATGCACCAGGGTCTGTTCGGGTGGCGTCGGCGCGCGCCGGCAACGTGATCGGCGGCGGCGATTGGGCGCGGGACCGGTTGGTGCCGGACATGATGCGGTCCTTCATGGACGACAACGTCGTCCGGATACGGTCACCGTCGGCGATCCGGCCGTGGCAGCACGTGCTCGATCCGCTGCTGGGATATCTGAAGTTGGCGCAACACCTTGTCGGCGGGTCCGATGGAGTCGCCGAGGGCTGGAACTTCGGACCGGGTGAGGAGAGCGAAGTTCCGGTGTCGACCCTCGTCGAGCAATTGGCGCGGCGCTGGGGTCCCCGGGCCCGCTGGCAGCTTGACGAGGGCGAGCACCCTCACGAAGCGGCCTATTTGAAGCTCGATTGCAGCAAGGCGCGGACCCGGCTTGGCTGGCGGCCATTGGTCGGACTTGATCTCGCGCTGCAGATGACGTGTGACTGGTATCTCGCGCTGGCCGAAGGTAAGGACATGCGGCAGGTGTCGACGCGCCAGATCGAAAGCGTGATGGAAAAGGCGCTGCATCACGCTTGA
- a CDS encoding NAD-dependent epimerase/dehydratase family protein, with amino-acid sequence MPGNRFTVIGGAGFIGSLLASYLRSSGSICTTPAKGDLKSLGRELGHVLYCAGTTADFRTRPFETVDAHVSLVNHVLARSRYQSFTYLSSTRVYIRTKTTSESTPIMVDPGDPEDLFNLSKLAGEALCRQYRDRNARSVRLSNVVGANFGSNDFLFSVIRDAVIRKHVVLQTTPDSEKDYIHCDDAVELITRIATQGTQPVYNVACGMNLTNSDIIGEVCRGSGASATFSPEARTIRFTPIEVGLIQSEFGFNARPVLPFIHELTLSAMASPG; translated from the coding sequence ATGCCGGGCAACAGGTTTACGGTCATCGGTGGCGCCGGCTTCATCGGCTCTTTGCTTGCGTCCTACCTCCGCTCCTCCGGATCGATCTGCACGACGCCCGCCAAAGGCGACCTTAAGAGTCTCGGTAGAGAACTCGGACACGTGCTTTATTGCGCCGGCACGACCGCGGACTTCCGAACCCGTCCGTTTGAAACGGTGGATGCACATGTGTCCCTCGTCAACCATGTCCTGGCTCGAAGCCGATACCAATCTTTCACCTATCTTTCGTCCACCCGGGTGTACATCCGGACCAAAACGACGTCGGAAAGCACTCCCATCATGGTCGACCCCGGCGATCCGGAAGATCTGTTCAACCTCTCTAAACTTGCCGGCGAAGCCCTGTGCCGGCAATACAGGGACAGAAATGCGAGATCCGTTCGGCTCTCCAACGTGGTCGGCGCCAATTTCGGCTCGAATGATTTCCTCTTCAGCGTCATTCGCGATGCTGTCATCCGGAAGCACGTCGTGCTGCAAACAACTCCCGACTCGGAAAAGGATTACATCCATTGCGACGATGCGGTGGAGCTCATCACCCGGATCGCGACTCAGGGGACGCAGCCGGTCTACAATGTTGCGTGCGGCATGAACCTGACAAATTCAGATATCATCGGGGAGGTCTGCCGAGGGTCAGGAGCGTCCGCTACATTTTCGCCGGAAGCGAGAACCATTCGCTTTACGCCTATCGAAGTTGGCCTGATCCAGTCGGAATTCGGTTTCAATGCCCGGCCAGTGCTGCCTTTTATCCACGAACTAACGTTGTCGGCGATGGCCTCGCCGGGCTGA
- the rfbF gene encoding glucose-1-phosphate cytidylyltransferase, with protein MKVIILAGGLGTRLAEETTVRPKPMVEVGGRPMLWHIMKIYSHYGFNDFIICLGYKGYLIKEYFANYFLHMSDVTFHIAENRMEVHRETAEPWRVTLIETGDRTMTGGRLKRVLPYVSGDDVFALTYGDGVGDIDLHAQLAFHRAHGRMATVTAVRPAKRFGAISVEGDRVVSFQEKPSDDGGWINGGFFLLSPAVGNLIADDDTIWEREPLEALARTDQLRAFVHHGFWHPMDTLRDRTFLEEQWESGAAKWRVW; from the coding sequence ATGAAGGTCATAATTCTGGCAGGCGGCCTGGGCACTCGCCTTGCCGAGGAGACGACGGTTCGCCCCAAGCCCATGGTCGAGGTTGGCGGGCGACCGATGCTTTGGCACATCATGAAAATATACAGCCACTACGGCTTCAACGATTTTATCATCTGCCTCGGCTACAAGGGTTACTTGATCAAGGAATATTTCGCGAACTATTTTCTGCACATGTCCGACGTCACCTTTCACATCGCGGAAAACCGCATGGAGGTTCATCGCGAAACCGCGGAGCCGTGGCGGGTGACGTTGATCGAAACCGGCGATCGAACCATGACCGGCGGACGCCTCAAGCGAGTCTTGCCCTACGTCAGCGGCGACGACGTTTTCGCGCTTACCTATGGCGACGGCGTCGGCGATATCGATCTCCACGCCCAGCTCGCCTTTCACAGAGCGCATGGCCGCATGGCGACCGTCACGGCGGTGCGGCCGGCAAAGCGTTTCGGCGCGATCTCCGTTGAAGGCGACCGCGTGGTCAGTTTCCAGGAAAAGCCATCGGATGATGGCGGGTGGATCAATGGCGGGTTCTTTCTGTTATCTCCCGCGGTCGGCAATTTGATCGCCGACGACGACACGATCTGGGAGCGGGAGCCGCTGGAAGCTCTCGCCCGCACCGATCAGTTGCGTGCTTTCGTTCATCACGGGTTCTGGCACCCGATGGATACGCTGCGCGATCGCACGTTTCTCGAGGAGCAGTGGGAAAGCGGCGCCGCGAAGTGGAGAGTTTGGTGA
- the rfbC gene encoding dTDP-4-dehydrorhamnose 3,5-epimerase, giving the protein MKFSKTHIDGVVMIDSDESLDQRGGFFRTFCSDEFERNGLPGRFVQSSVSRNTLRGTLRGMHFQRDPRAEGKLVRCIRGRAFDVALDLRRSSPTFKRWFAVELAGAGTRAIFVPAGVAHGFQTLEDDTEIFYQMTEPYVPELAGGVRFDDPAFAISWPRAVSVISERDKSFADFD; this is encoded by the coding sequence TTGAAATTTTCGAAAACTCACATTGACGGCGTCGTTATGATCGACAGCGACGAAAGCCTCGATCAGCGCGGCGGCTTCTTTCGGACATTCTGTTCTGACGAGTTCGAACGCAATGGCCTGCCGGGACGTTTCGTGCAGTCAAGCGTCTCTCGCAATACCTTGCGCGGCACGCTGCGGGGGATGCATTTTCAGCGGGATCCAAGGGCCGAAGGAAAGCTGGTACGTTGTATTCGCGGACGGGCGTTCGACGTCGCCCTCGACCTGCGGAGGTCGTCGCCGACCTTCAAACGATGGTTTGCGGTCGAACTGGCGGGGGCGGGTACCCGGGCAATCTTCGTTCCGGCGGGCGTGGCGCACGGATTTCAGACTCTCGAGGACGATACAGAGATTTTCTATCAGATGACCGAGCCTTACGTTCCCGAGCTTGCGGGCGGCGTGCGCTTCGACGATCCCGCCTTCGCGATATCCTGGCCGCGCGCTGTATCGGTGATATCCGAGCGCGACAAGAGCTTTGCCGACTTCGATTAG